Proteins encoded in a region of the Niveibacterium umoris genome:
- a CDS encoding sensor domain-containing diguanylate cyclase — MSQTSESSLSLRQVLTVPYVALILILAVTIGILSYVAGSRAVATVSDHLLIETVGRIGQAVDRHVVGSGAVLEAVFPNGMPAPASIESDLGSLRTRMWIATSLHIDPNNYAYYGNRAGQFMGLWRNSLDDGELRLKLKAEDARTFYNFKGISGELQEASREAKVYDPRLRPWYKAGESARMHTWTAVYIDFRHGGLVATRARRVLNAAGEFEGVVATDISLKGLNDFVANLALSKNGIAFIVEPNGDLIASSASPNIARQPDGSNKRLAAADSGHPLLAATYAEVRDTLASLKQAKLPQTRTFSGPDGQTIHAAFDRVKDDAGLEWITVVAVPASDFMQGVTENVLRTAIVGGFAALLAVVLGLRILGWVAGDLRRLSQSARAIGEGDLESPVGIRRNDEIGQLARSFEVMQQRLRTDKLTGLANRDAFMRRLDGRIHRHRRLADGIPFAVLFVDLNHFKQVNDRLGHEAGDKVLVEIAERLREAVRASDFVARYAGDEFVVLLDRVENRDQAERVRAHIEHVLAQPLRSVDPAPLGEQALGGAVGMALFPLDGDEAELLMRVADREMYTRKFGARGERPWGDSEATRQ; from the coding sequence ATGAGCCAGACCTCCGAATCCTCGCTATCGCTGCGCCAGGTCCTCACCGTCCCCTACGTCGCGCTGATCCTGATCCTCGCGGTCACCATCGGCATCCTGTCCTACGTCGCCGGCAGCCGCGCGGTGGCGACGGTATCCGACCACCTGCTGATCGAAACGGTCGGCCGCATCGGGCAGGCGGTCGATCGGCATGTGGTGGGTTCGGGCGCGGTGCTCGAAGCCGTGTTCCCGAATGGCATGCCGGCGCCGGCATCGATCGAGAGTGACCTGGGCAGCTTGCGCACGCGCATGTGGATCGCCACTTCGCTGCACATCGACCCCAACAACTACGCGTACTACGGCAACCGCGCCGGGCAGTTCATGGGGCTCTGGCGCAATTCGCTCGACGACGGTGAACTGCGCCTCAAGCTCAAGGCGGAAGACGCGCGCACCTTCTACAACTTCAAGGGCATCAGCGGCGAGTTGCAGGAGGCTTCACGCGAGGCCAAAGTCTATGACCCGCGCTTGCGCCCCTGGTACAAGGCGGGAGAGAGCGCCCGCATGCACACCTGGACGGCGGTGTACATCGACTTCCGCCACGGTGGCCTGGTCGCAACCCGCGCCCGCCGCGTGCTCAATGCCGCCGGAGAGTTTGAGGGTGTCGTCGCGACCGACATCTCCCTCAAGGGGCTCAATGACTTTGTGGCGAATCTGGCGTTGTCGAAGAACGGCATCGCCTTCATCGTCGAGCCCAACGGCGACCTGATCGCATCCTCCGCCAGCCCCAACATCGCCCGCCAGCCCGACGGCAGCAACAAGCGCCTGGCCGCCGCCGACAGTGGCCACCCGCTGCTGGCCGCCACTTATGCCGAGGTGCGCGACACCCTCGCCTCGCTCAAGCAGGCCAAGCTGCCGCAGACGCGCACCTTCTCCGGGCCCGACGGGCAGACGATCCACGCCGCTTTCGACCGGGTCAAGGACGATGCCGGGCTGGAATGGATTACCGTGGTTGCCGTTCCGGCGAGCGATTTCATGCAGGGCGTGACCGAGAACGTGTTGCGCACGGCCATCGTCGGCGGCTTTGCGGCACTGCTCGCGGTGGTGCTCGGCCTGCGCATCCTCGGCTGGGTGGCGGGCGATCTGCGCCGCCTGTCGCAGTCGGCGCGTGCGATCGGTGAAGGTGACCTGGAGTCGCCGGTCGGCATTCGCCGCAACGACGAAATCGGCCAGCTGGCGCGCAGTTTCGAGGTGATGCAGCAACGCCTGCGCACCGACAAACTCACCGGCCTGGCCAACCGCGACGCGTTCATGCGTCGCCTCGACGGCCGTATCCACCGACACCGTCGTCTCGCCGACGGCATACCCTTTGCCGTGCTGTTCGTGGACCTCAACCACTTCAAGCAGGTCAATGACCGGCTCGGCCATGAGGCGGGCGACAAAGTGCTGGTCGAAATCGCCGAACGCCTGCGCGAGGCGGTGCGCGCTTCCGATTTCGTCGCGCGTTACGCCGGGGATGAATTCGTCGTGCTGCTCGACCGGGTCGAGAATCGCGATCAGGCCGAACGGGTGCGTGCCCATATCGAACACGTCCTGGCGCAGCCGCTGCGCAGCGTCGACCCGGCACCGCTGGGCGAACAGGCGCTGGGTGGCGCAGTCGGAATGGCGCTCTTCCCGCTCGATGGTGACGAGGCTGAATTGCTGATGCGCGTTGCCGACCGCGAGATGTACACCCGCAAATTCGGCGCGCGCGGCGAACGCCCGTGGGGCGACAGCGAAGCCACACGGCAGTGA
- a CDS encoding metallophosphoesterase family protein: MKLILRVSLLLALAGLSAAARSAAPSANVPEVVYAVGDIADCRTNAHRDVATLIAADRAKLPADTSSHLLLLGDQVYPNGTAAEFADCFDPAWGRFKPDTLAVPGNHDYRTAAGAPFYAYFGAPAAPLGYYAQTLGNWLILGLNSNIDMGPDSAQARWMSEQLAANTRQCVIAMWHHPRYSSGAHGNNAEADALWRTAQRGRVSLVLAGHDHHYERFVPLDASGAASDRGIRSFVVGTGGAGLYPVNPSRPAISAARISQRHGVLRLTLGEGSYQWQFIGLPNAEVLDAGEGQCLAPAKP, from the coding sequence ATGAAGCTCATCCTGCGTGTTTCCCTCTTGCTCGCCTTAGCGGGCCTGTCGGCCGCCGCGCGGTCTGCCGCGCCATCCGCCAATGTGCCGGAGGTGGTCTACGCGGTCGGTGACATCGCCGACTGCCGGACAAATGCCCACCGCGACGTCGCCACGCTGATTGCAGCAGACCGCGCGAAACTGCCGGCCGACACCTCGTCGCACCTGCTGCTGCTCGGCGACCAGGTCTACCCGAACGGGACGGCCGCGGAGTTCGCCGATTGCTTCGATCCGGCCTGGGGGCGTTTCAAGCCCGACACTCTGGCGGTGCCGGGCAACCACGACTACCGCACTGCCGCCGGCGCGCCGTTCTACGCCTATTTCGGCGCTCCGGCCGCGCCCTTGGGCTATTACGCCCAGACGCTCGGCAACTGGCTGATCCTCGGGTTGAACAGCAACATCGACATGGGCCCGGATTCGGCGCAGGCGCGCTGGATGTCGGAACAACTCGCGGCGAATACGCGCCAGTGCGTCATCGCAATGTGGCATCACCCGCGCTATTCCAGCGGCGCGCATGGCAACAACGCCGAGGCCGATGCGCTGTGGCGGACGGCCCAGCGCGGCCGGGTATCACTGGTGCTGGCCGGGCACGATCACCACTACGAGCGCTTCGTGCCGCTCGACGCAAGCGGTGCTGCCAGCGATCGCGGCATCCGCAGCTTCGTGGTCGGCACCGGGGGCGCCGGGCTCTACCCGGTGAACCCGAGCCGACCGGCGATCAGTGCCGCGCGGATTTCACAGCGCCACGGCGTGCTTAGGCTCACCCTGGGCGAAGGCAGCTACCAGTGGCAGTTCATCGGCCTGCCCAATGCCGAAGTGCTCGACGCGGGTGAGGGGCAGTGCCTCGCCCCGGCCAAACCGTGA
- a CDS encoding organic hydroperoxide resistance protein, protein MKTLYTAVATATGGREGRAVSSDGALDVTLALPRELGGSGKLATNPEQLFAAGYSACFENAIRHVARAAKINITESSVTGRVGIGANASGGFVLSAALEVSLPGLDRDTAQTLIAKAHEVCPYSNATRGNLDVQITLL, encoded by the coding sequence ATGAAGACCCTCTACACCGCTGTTGCCACCGCCACCGGCGGCCGTGAAGGCCGCGCCGTCAGCAGCGACGGCGCCCTCGACGTGACCCTCGCGCTGCCGCGCGAACTGGGCGGTTCCGGCAAGCTCGCCACCAACCCCGAACAACTCTTCGCCGCCGGCTATTCAGCCTGTTTCGAGAACGCGATCCGCCATGTCGCACGCGCCGCGAAGATCAACATCACCGAGTCTTCGGTCACCGGGCGTGTCGGAATCGGTGCCAATGCCTCGGGCGGCTTCGTGCTGAGCGCAGCCCTCGAAGTGAGCCTGCCGGGCCTGGACCGCGACACCGCCCAAACGCTGATTGCCAAGGCGCACGAAGTCTGCCCCTATTCGAACGCGACACGTGGCAATCTCGACGTCCAGATCACCCTGCTCTGA
- a CDS encoding M48 family metallopeptidase: MQLRRLAPLVPLLALLAAPACALAAGAFDAEQATRAWLDTIPHEAKLRSDAYYEGGYWLQLVDLVFALLVAWLLLRGGLSARLRNNAERLTRYKPLQSMAYAAQYLILVTLLSLPLNAYEGYWREHAYNMSNQTLADWALDQLKGLFVSILFMAPAVAAVWGAIRRAPKTWWLWGSAIATGFLMIGMVLGPVFIAPLFNDYKPLSDPKVRSEILSLARANQVPATEVYEFDASRQTKRISANVSGFMGTERISLNDNLLKRTSPAEIRAVMGHEIGHYALNHVYKHLLTFTVLTIIGFALARWAMERLIARHGGTWGLRGSGDVAALPVLVAIFAVLGFIGTPITNTVIRTAEFEADLYGLNAAREPDGFAQAAVRLAEYRKMEPAAWEEFLFYDHPSGRTRIRTAMQWKAEHLADQPAGR, translated from the coding sequence ATGCAACTGCGCCGCCTTGCTCCCCTCGTCCCGCTCCTCGCCCTGCTCGCGGCACCGGCTTGCGCGCTCGCCGCGGGCGCCTTTGACGCCGAACAGGCCACACGCGCCTGGCTGGACACGATCCCGCATGAGGCGAAATTGCGATCGGACGCTTACTACGAAGGCGGCTACTGGCTGCAACTCGTCGACCTCGTTTTCGCCCTTCTCGTCGCCTGGCTGTTGTTGCGCGGCGGGCTGTCGGCGCGGTTGCGCAACAATGCCGAGCGGCTGACCCGCTACAAGCCCCTGCAGAGCATGGCCTACGCCGCGCAATACCTGATCCTGGTGACCCTGCTGAGCCTGCCGCTGAACGCCTACGAGGGCTACTGGCGAGAGCATGCGTACAACATGTCGAACCAGACGCTGGCGGACTGGGCGCTCGATCAGCTCAAGGGCCTGTTCGTCTCGATCCTGTTCATGGCGCCGGCGGTGGCGGCAGTCTGGGGCGCGATCCGTCGCGCGCCGAAAACCTGGTGGCTGTGGGGTTCGGCCATCGCCACCGGTTTCCTGATGATCGGCATGGTGCTGGGGCCGGTGTTCATCGCACCGCTGTTCAACGACTACAAGCCGCTGTCCGATCCGAAGGTGCGCAGCGAGATCCTGTCGCTGGCGCGCGCCAACCAGGTGCCGGCCACCGAGGTGTACGAGTTCGACGCCTCGCGCCAGACCAAACGGATCAGCGCCAACGTCAGCGGCTTCATGGGCACCGAGCGCATCTCGCTCAACGACAACCTGCTCAAGCGCACCAGCCCGGCCGAGATCCGCGCGGTGATGGGGCATGAGATCGGGCACTACGCACTGAATCACGTGTACAAGCACCTGCTGACCTTCACCGTGCTGACCATCATCGGCTTCGCGCTGGCACGCTGGGCGATGGAGCGCCTGATCGCACGGCACGGCGGCACCTGGGGCCTGCGCGGCAGCGGCGACGTGGCGGCCCTGCCGGTGCTGGTCGCGATATTCGCGGTGCTGGGGTTCATCGGCACGCCGATCACCAACACGGTGATCCGGACCGCCGAGTTCGAAGCCGATCTCTACGGCCTGAACGCCGCCCGCGAACCGGATGGTTTCGCGCAGGCCGCGGTGCGCCTGGCGGAGTACCGCAAGATGGAACCGGCGGCGTGGGAAGAGTTCCTGTTCTACGACCACCCGAGTGGCCGCACACGCATCCGCACCGCAATGCAGTGGAAGGCGGAGCATCTGGCGGACCAGCCTGCCGGTCGTTAA
- a CDS encoding acyl-CoA thioesterase — protein sequence MVLTPFSALIENRSHRGDTVFFELTEDWLQGRTAFGGVSAALAVQAMRDVAGAERPLRGLQTSFVGPVPAGPLRVDVRVVREGKAMRQVEAALKVGEDTACLLVGSFGLARQSTIGTFAPPQPAAPAPEALRAMPYVEGVSPAFTQHVEFRWAAGDAPFAGGSARDMKVHLRLRDETIDHELLCVLLGDAAPPVAFGHFDRPTMGSSVTWALELLHCASAPSPDAWWRHDTGMVAFSAGYSHERAELWTPQGELAAFGYQIVAVFG from the coding sequence ATGGTCCTGACACCCTTCTCCGCCCTGATCGAGAACCGCAGCCACCGCGGCGATACGGTGTTCTTCGAACTGACCGAAGACTGGCTGCAAGGCCGTACCGCCTTTGGCGGCGTCAGTGCCGCGCTGGCGGTGCAGGCGATGCGCGACGTCGCCGGCGCCGAGCGGCCGCTGCGCGGCCTGCAGACCAGCTTCGTCGGCCCGGTGCCGGCCGGACCGCTGCGGGTCGATGTACGGGTGGTACGCGAAGGCAAGGCGATGCGGCAGGTCGAAGCCGCGCTGAAGGTGGGCGAGGACACCGCCTGCCTGCTGGTCGGCAGCTTCGGCCTCGCCCGCCAGTCGACGATTGGCACATTCGCCCCGCCGCAACCTGCGGCGCCGGCACCCGAAGCATTGCGGGCCATGCCTTACGTCGAGGGCGTCTCGCCCGCCTTCACCCAGCATGTCGAGTTCCGCTGGGCCGCAGGCGACGCGCCCTTTGCCGGCGGCAGTGCGCGCGACATGAAGGTGCATTTGCGTCTGCGCGATGAAACGATCGACCACGAACTGCTCTGCGTGCTGCTCGGCGACGCCGCACCGCCGGTCGCCTTCGGCCACTTCGACCGCCCGACCATGGGCAGTTCGGTGACCTGGGCGCTCGAACTGCTGCACTGCGCCAGCGCACCCTCACCCGACGCCTGGTGGCGCCACGACACCGGCATGGTCGCCTTCAGCGCCGGCTACTCGCACGAACGCGCCGAACTGTGGACGCCGCAGGGCGAACTCGCTGCGTTCGGATATCAGATCGTGGCGGTGTTCGGCTAG
- a CDS encoding NADP-dependent oxidoreductase gives MFIESTREIRLASYPAGLPTAANFELATTPVPPLKQGEVLVKNLWMSVDPYMRGRMVNRESYIPPFQIGKALDGGAVGEVIESSSPRLKVGDVVLHQFGWREHVVATDSAFHLIDTRLAPPQAWLGAIGMPGMTAWTGLTRIARAQPGETVFVSAASGAVGTIAVQIAKILGCRVVASVGSEEKAELARTLGADAVINYRSARDLTAALHMAAPEGIDVYFENVGGSHLEAALNLLKPNGRVALCGMIEQYNATEAPRGPANLGLAIVKRLRLEGFIVSDHWGHYPEFVKAMAGWLAAGKIQTRDTIREGLAAAPDAFIGLFRGENTGKMLVKLA, from the coding sequence ATGTTCATCGAATCGACCCGCGAGATCCGTCTCGCCTCCTACCCGGCGGGTCTGCCGACCGCTGCGAATTTCGAACTGGCGACGACGCCGGTGCCGCCACTCAAGCAGGGTGAAGTGCTGGTGAAGAACCTGTGGATGTCGGTGGACCCTTACATGCGTGGCCGCATGGTGAATCGCGAGAGCTACATCCCGCCGTTCCAGATCGGCAAGGCGCTGGATGGCGGCGCGGTGGGCGAGGTGATCGAGTCGAGCAGCCCGCGCCTGAAGGTGGGTGACGTGGTGCTGCACCAGTTCGGATGGCGCGAGCATGTGGTCGCCACCGATAGCGCGTTTCACCTGATCGACACCCGCCTCGCGCCACCGCAGGCCTGGCTGGGGGCCATCGGCATGCCGGGCATGACGGCGTGGACCGGGCTGACCCGCATCGCCCGCGCACAGCCGGGCGAGACGGTCTTCGTCTCGGCCGCCTCGGGCGCGGTCGGCACGATCGCGGTGCAGATCGCAAAGATCCTCGGTTGCCGCGTCGTCGCAAGCGTCGGCAGCGAAGAGAAGGCGGAACTGGCACGCACGCTGGGTGCCGACGCGGTGATCAACTATCGCAGCGCCCGCGACCTCACCGCCGCCCTGCATATGGCAGCGCCGGAAGGCATTGACGTGTACTTCGAGAACGTCGGCGGCAGCCACCTCGAAGCGGCGCTCAACTTGCTCAAGCCGAACGGGCGCGTCGCGCTGTGCGGCATGATCGAACAGTACAACGCCACCGAAGCGCCGCGCGGCCCGGCCAATCTCGGCCTGGCGATCGTCAAGCGGCTGCGGCTGGAAGGCTTCATCGTCTCCGACCACTGGGGACACTACCCCGAGTTCGTGAAGGCGATGGCCGGCTGGCTCGCGGCCGGAAAGATCCAGACGCGCGACACGATCCGCGAGGGCCTCGCCGCCGCGCCAGACGCATTCATCGGCCTCTTCCGCGGCGAAAACACCGGCAAAATGCTCGTCAAACTTGCCTAA
- a CDS encoding LysR family transcriptional regulator, with protein MADLNGIDLNLLVALQALMQEAHVTRAAERLGVTQPAMSRTLGRLRALFGDPLFVRTPSGLKPTPRAEALRERLDATLADVAGLIAPPLFDPAQARGRWCISTTDYGANSMLPRVVERLHREAPQLDLTISAWRDDQGYRQLESGEAQLALATVAQAPAGIHGRGLGDDQFVCLLRAGHAALSQDFDLETFLKLPQILIHLGGADPRGVVDLALERIGRARRVAVRVANFMAALSIAARSDMVVSVPRTLARLYGSGLGLVEREVPLDLPRIRYALLWHERLHHDPGHSWLRTLCFEEITRALADCH; from the coding sequence ATGGCCGATCTGAACGGTATCGATCTGAACCTCCTGGTGGCGCTGCAGGCCTTGATGCAGGAGGCGCATGTCACGCGCGCCGCCGAGCGTCTGGGCGTCACGCAGCCGGCGATGAGTCGCACGCTCGGGCGCCTGCGGGCGCTGTTCGGCGACCCGCTGTTCGTACGCACGCCGAGCGGGCTCAAACCGACACCCCGCGCCGAGGCGCTGCGCGAACGGCTCGACGCGACGCTGGCCGACGTCGCTGGCCTGATTGCACCGCCGCTGTTCGACCCGGCGCAGGCGCGTGGTCGCTGGTGCATCAGCACCACCGACTACGGTGCCAATTCGATGCTGCCGCGCGTCGTCGAGCGCTTGCACCGCGAGGCGCCGCAGCTCGACCTGACGATCAGCGCCTGGCGCGACGACCAGGGCTATCGCCAGCTCGAAAGCGGCGAGGCGCAACTCGCGCTTGCCACGGTGGCGCAGGCGCCGGCCGGCATCCATGGGCGCGGGCTGGGCGACGACCAGTTCGTGTGCCTGCTGCGTGCGGGGCATGCGGCCTTGTCGCAGGACTTCGATCTCGAGACCTTCCTGAAGCTTCCGCAGATCCTGATCCACCTCGGTGGCGCCGATCCGCGCGGGGTGGTGGATCTGGCGCTGGAGCGCATCGGGCGCGCGCGGCGGGTGGCGGTGCGGGTCGCCAACTTCATGGCGGCGTTGTCGATCGCGGCGCGCAGCGACATGGTGGTGAGCGTGCCGCGCACGCTCGCGCGGCTGTATGGCAGCGGCCTCGGGCTGGTGGAACGCGAAGTGCCGCTCGATCTGCCGCGTATCCGTTACGCCTTGCTATGGCATGAGCGCCTGCACCACGACCCCGGCCACAGCTGGTTGCGCACCCTTTGCTTCGAGGAAATCACGCGGGCGCTGGCCGATTGCCATTGA
- a CDS encoding diguanylate cyclase, with the protein MSPSRRNTPFAIALALAVAGVSFASAVAAAPDAASLVDQARANIRLNPEASQRYAESALDALKARPDPDLEVAARLVLCDYQGERSPQAAQSEIDAAWALMPKVKRTGLRAGIMLCEGQLLELANKTHEALARFDEAARFAEGAHDSEMLADSLYQRGYMRALLGQYAEGLIDERRALSLYEKLSLTSRARTALNGIAILYNRMGDYAQAKHYYMQSLKGHIAEGARREQAVTLHNLGRAHENLGEWHEAKQAFEESLAINHELGYSRGEAYALRGLASVCNATGDATCATAYLARAEAAAKGAPDARLHAQILLQRGISYRLQKRYPESIAALQEAATTFASADSLAELRDTYRALSATYAEFNDWRAAYERQVEFKNTSDTLLLRQLDQRFATLKVEFDTAAKDKENTLLLREKAVTERALEQERTVGRLQAAVIALATVLTLILATLVVRHRRASQRMEALANTDELTGLPNRRDILGRLSEWLGTPQGPSCATLIADLDHFKPINDKFGHLVGDDILREVAKALTEIVREPACVGRIGGEEFLVMLPDTGLEEAAQMAERLRERVLAIDTSRWFTDRGISASFGVTASAAGDTVSSMLRRADEALYDAKARGRNCVATRGG; encoded by the coding sequence ATGTCGCCCTCCCGCCGCAATACCCCGTTTGCGATTGCGCTGGCCCTCGCTGTAGCCGGCGTGTCTTTCGCATCGGCCGTCGCCGCGGCACCGGATGCGGCGAGCCTGGTGGACCAAGCGCGCGCCAACATCAGGCTGAACCCGGAAGCCAGCCAGCGCTATGCAGAGAGCGCGCTTGATGCGCTGAAAGCGCGGCCGGACCCGGATCTGGAGGTCGCCGCCCGCCTGGTGCTCTGCGACTATCAGGGCGAGCGCAGCCCGCAGGCAGCGCAATCCGAAATCGATGCTGCCTGGGCGCTGATGCCCAAGGTGAAGCGCACCGGGCTGCGCGCGGGCATCATGCTGTGCGAAGGGCAACTGCTTGAACTTGCCAACAAGACACATGAAGCCCTGGCGAGGTTCGACGAGGCCGCGCGCTTTGCCGAGGGCGCCCATGACAGCGAGATGCTGGCCGATTCGCTGTATCAGCGCGGTTACATGCGCGCCTTGCTGGGCCAATACGCGGAAGGCCTGATCGACGAGCGCCGCGCCCTGTCGCTGTACGAGAAGCTGTCGCTCACCTCGCGCGCGCGCACCGCCCTGAACGGCATCGCGATCCTCTACAACCGCATGGGCGACTATGCGCAGGCCAAGCACTACTACATGCAGTCGCTCAAGGGCCACATCGCCGAGGGCGCCCGGCGCGAACAGGCGGTAACGCTGCACAACCTCGGCCGCGCGCATGAAAACCTCGGGGAGTGGCACGAAGCCAAGCAAGCCTTCGAAGAATCGCTCGCGATCAACCATGAACTCGGCTACTCGCGCGGCGAGGCCTACGCCCTGCGAGGACTCGCCAGTGTCTGCAACGCCACCGGCGATGCAACGTGCGCCACGGCCTACCTGGCGCGTGCCGAGGCCGCCGCGAAAGGCGCACCGGATGCCCGCCTGCATGCGCAGATCCTGCTGCAACGCGGTATCAGCTACCGTCTGCAGAAACGCTATCCGGAAAGCATTGCCGCGCTGCAAGAGGCGGCGACGACTTTCGCCAGTGCCGATTCGCTCGCCGAACTGCGCGACACCTATCGCGCGCTGTCGGCCACCTACGCCGAATTCAACGACTGGCGCGCGGCATACGAACGTCAGGTCGAATTCAAGAACACCTCCGACACCCTGCTGCTGCGTCAGCTCGACCAACGCTTTGCGACACTGAAAGTGGAGTTCGACACCGCCGCGAAGGACAAGGAAAACACCCTGCTGCTACGCGAAAAGGCGGTGACCGAGCGCGCGCTGGAACAGGAACGCACCGTCGGCCGCCTGCAGGCCGCGGTGATCGCGCTGGCGACCGTGCTGACGCTGATCCTCGCCACGCTGGTGGTGCGCCACCGCCGCGCGAGCCAGCGCATGGAAGCGCTCGCAAATACCGACGAGCTGACCGGGCTACCGAATCGGCGCGACATCCTGGGCCGGCTCAGCGAGTGGCTGGGGACCCCGCAAGGACCAAGCTGCGCGACCCTGATTGCGGATCTCGACCATTTCAAACCGATCAACGACAAGTTCGGCCATCTGGTTGGCGACGACATCCTGCGCGAAGTGGCCAAGGCGCTCACCGAGATCGTGCGCGAACCGGCCTGCGTTGGCCGCATTGGCGGCGAGGAATTCCTCGTGATGCTGCCGGATACCGGGCTCGAAGAAGCCGCGCAGATGGCCGAGCGACTGCGCGAACGCGTGCTTGCGATCGATACCTCGCGCTGGTTCACCGACCGTGGCATCAGTGCCAGCTTCGGTGTCACCGCCAGCGCGGCTGGCGACACGGTCAGCAGCATGTTGCGACGCGCCGACGAGGCGCTTTACGACGCCAAGGCACGCGGCCGCAATTGCGTCGCCACGCGTGGTGGCTGA
- a CDS encoding 2OG-Fe dioxygenase family protein: MTLLAPPTVSPEILDSTLRTGGFAALDAHGLCALTGARLEGLEALRPSWDRLPADAYLRDGGRYRFRRHACFVFDAGSHALTLQAHRAHWQPVSYNALHGGIERWFAPVEAETLASPDWQALLVGLASVLARVAGVAQWFIETHQFRIDTADGIGRPTPEGAHRDGVDYVAVMLVGRAGIKGGETRVFEADGPAGVRFTMTEPWTALLLDDARVIHESTPILPLAAGGHRDTLVVTFRSGGFQGP; encoded by the coding sequence ATGACCTTGCTTGCACCGCCCACCGTCTCGCCCGAAATTCTCGATAGCACCCTGCGCACCGGCGGTTTTGCCGCACTGGATGCGCACGGCCTGTGCGCACTGACCGGCGCCCGCCTCGAAGGGCTTGAAGCCTTGCGACCATCCTGGGATCGTTTGCCGGCCGACGCCTACTTGCGCGATGGCGGCCGTTACCGGTTCCGCCGTCATGCCTGCTTCGTCTTCGATGCCGGATCACATGCGCTGACGCTGCAAGCGCATCGGGCGCATTGGCAACCGGTGTCCTACAACGCGCTGCACGGCGGCATCGAACGCTGGTTCGCGCCGGTTGAAGCGGAGACCCTCGCGTCGCCCGACTGGCAGGCGTTGCTGGTCGGGCTGGCTTCTGTCCTGGCGCGTGTGGCCGGCGTGGCGCAGTGGTTCATCGAAACCCACCAGTTCCGCATCGATACCGCCGACGGCATCGGGCGCCCGACGCCGGAAGGCGCCCATCGCGACGGCGTGGATTACGTCGCAGTGATGCTCGTCGGGCGGGCAGGCATCAAGGGCGGCGAGACCCGTGTATTCGAGGCCGACGGCCCGGCAGGCGTGCGCTTCACGATGACCGAGCCGTGGACGGCGCTATTGCTGGACGACGCGCGGGTGATCCACGAATCGACACCCATCCTGCCGCTTGCCGCGGGCGGGCATCGCGACACCCTGGTCGTCACCTTCCGCAGCGGCGGCTTCCAGGGGCCGTGA
- a CDS encoding VTT domain-containing protein, producing the protein MDNAEIARALQQQGAFLVFANVLLQQLGLPVPAVPTLIAAGSLALGAPSLALMLAAAVLASVLADAVWYFAGRFFGYRVLNGLCRLSLNPASCVNQTESRFLRWGLWSLVVAKFIPGFATVAPPIAGALRMPLARFLFAAALGAGLWAGLALLAGALLRGQIEVLVALALRYGFNALLILGAALALWLAWKLWLRQRFERLAAMPHISPSDLRAMLVAGQPVRMVDLRGATLRAETGELQDFVVADYSAASLAAAVAQWPQDALVVTLCACPEDAGAVHAAKEIKALGYRNVRPLEGGFDAWRTHLEQDRP; encoded by the coding sequence ATGGATAACGCAGAAATCGCCCGCGCCCTGCAGCAGCAAGGCGCGTTCCTGGTCTTCGCCAACGTGCTGCTGCAGCAACTTGGCCTGCCGGTGCCGGCGGTGCCGACGCTCATCGCCGCGGGCAGCCTTGCGCTCGGCGCGCCGTCGCTGGCACTGATGCTGGCCGCGGCAGTGCTGGCCTCGGTGCTGGCAGACGCCGTCTGGTACTTCGCGGGGCGTTTCTTCGGCTACCGCGTACTCAACGGGTTGTGCCGGCTCTCGCTCAACCCGGCGTCCTGCGTCAATCAGACCGAAAGCCGCTTCCTGCGCTGGGGGTTGTGGTCGCTGGTCGTGGCCAAGTTCATCCCGGGGTTCGCGACGGTGGCGCCGCCGATCGCCGGCGCCTTGCGCATGCCACTGGCGCGTTTCCTGTTCGCGGCGGCGCTCGGTGCCGGGCTGTGGGCAGGCCTTGCCCTGCTCGCCGGGGCGCTGCTGCGCGGGCAGATCGAGGTGCTGGTCGCGCTCGCCCTGCGCTACGGTTTCAACGCGCTGCTCATTCTCGGTGCGGCACTCGCGTTGTGGCTGGCCTGGAAATTGTGGCTACGCCAGCGTTTCGAGCGCCTCGCGGCAATGCCGCATATCAGCCCGTCAGACCTGCGCGCGATGCTCGTCGCCGGCCAGCCGGTCCGCATGGTTGATCTGCGCGGCGCGACCTTGCGTGCTGAAACGGGCGAGCTGCAGGACTTCGTGGTCGCGGACTACAGCGCCGCCTCGCTTGCCGCCGCCGTTGCGCAGTGGCCGCAGGATGCGCTCGTCGTGACGCTGTGCGCGTGCCCCGAGGATGCGGGGGCGGTGCATGCGGCCAAGGAAATCAAGGCGCTCGGCTATCGCAACGTGCGCCCGCTGGAGGGCGGTTTCGACGCCTGGCGCACGCATCTCGAACAAGACCGCCCTTAG